The nucleotide window TTTGACAACCGGGCTAAAAGTCTCATCACAATCAATACCTACCTGTTGAGATTTACCATCAGCAACAAGGTGCGCCTTATAGCACTCAAAAGAACCATCGGACTTAGTTTTGACCCGGAATATCCATAAAGAATGGACCACATTAGCATTAGGGGGTCGAGGAACAAGATCCCAAGTATTATTCTCAATCAAAGCATTAAATTCCTCTTGCATGGCCTGTTTCCAGTTTGGGTCACGGAGGGCATGGATGGGATTTTTAGGAAGAGGATAGAAAGAGACAGATAAGGCATGGGAAGTGTACTTGGAGTTGGGTTTGAAAATACCATTTTACTCCTTGTAGTGATGCCATAGGAATAGGATGGTGAAGGAAGTTGGGTAGAAGGGGATTGAATTGGGCCAGGCCCAAAAAGGGCGGATGGGAATGGGGGGTAGAGAAGAGTGGGGAGTGAATCTGGGCTGTCGAAAGCAGGCCCAGGAGAGGAGGGAGGGGGGTGTGGGGTGGGCTAGGCTGCACAGCAGGCTTAGTAGGGGACGGAGGGGGGAAAGGAGCTGGGCTGTGGAGAGGGGCTGGTTGGTGGGTTGGACTGCACTGCAGGCCCAGTGGCTGCTGGAATATGGATAGGGTGATTTTGAAGAAGAAGGGAAGGATGAGGAGAGTCGAAAAAGTCATATGCTCAGGTGGTGTATGTGGAAAGATTGGAGAAGGGGAAAGTGGACTCGTCAAAGAGGACATGACGGGACACAATAATTTTGTGGGTAGCaagatcatagcacttgtaacctcGATGAGAGGAAGGATAGCCTAAAAATACACATGGAGACGAACGAGAttgcaatttattaattttggtgGAGGGAATAAGAGGAAAATATAAACACCCAAACCCTAAGATGTGTATAGGATGGTGATTTATTGTAAAGTAAATGGGTTGGAGTAAGGTTACCAAGCAATTTGGAAGGAAGAATATTAAGAAGATATGTAGCGGTACttaaggcgtgaggccaaaaatACGGAGGGGGAGAAGCATGACACAATAAAGTACGGATAATATTATTGATGGAACGAATTTTTCTTtcggatttgccattttgagaaGTTGTATGaggacaagaaaaacaaaaatgaatacCCCGATTATTGCAAAAAGcatgaaataatttattgtcaaattcacccccATGATCACATTCAAAAGATTTGATTTTGAGTTCAAATTGGGTATGAACAAAAGCATAGAAATTCACAAATATATCATACACCTGAGATTTGCGAAATACAGAaaaagtccacaaaaaattagtgtaatgatcaagaaaaaaacataatatttataGCCCGAAGGACTTGAAACAGGAGAATTCCATAcatcactatgaataatatcaaaaggaCGAGTACTAATAAATAGAGAACGAACAAAAGGTAATTGAGCATGTTTCCCCAAAGAGCAAGAATGACACACAAAAGAGGAATTTTTATTACATTTGATAGAATTAGACGAAGACAATGAACCCAAAATTGCATTTCCCGGATGACCTAAGCGAgaatgccaaatactagaaGACAAAAGAGCGGAAGATATAGAAGTCGGGATGGGAATTCCATGTGTTGATTGGAAAGGATAGAGGTCACCAATGCTATTAGATCTCAGAACGAGGTTCCCTGTGGCCAAGTTCTTCACAGAAAAACCAAAAGGATCTAATTCAGCATAAACCATATTATCACGAGTAAATTTGCGAACGAGATGAGATTTTTAATAAGTTGAGGGGCATGTAAGACATGTTTAAGAGTGAGAGTATGATGAGAGGAAGGGAGGGAAATATTCCCGTGACCTTGAACTGGAATCATATGACCATcaccaacaacaataacattatGTAAAGGATGCTTGAACgaagaattaattaaataaattacctTGAGATCAAGTCATATGGGAAGTGGCGCCGGTGTCCATGTAATATTGCTCATCCGGAGAAGATAAAGATAAAGTATGCATGGCTTGATCGATGTCCGTAGGAAAATAGCCCGGAGAGGAAGAATTAGTTGCATGAAAACTTTGAGCAGGCCTTGGTCCAAGAAGCCCAGCAGAGGGAAGCCTATTGTGAGAAGGAGTATGCATTTTCTGATGTGCCCAAGGTTGAGTAGGGAACGAACATGGAGGCTGGGCCCAATATGGCAAAGCTACTGGATTCCAAGAGGGAAAAGAAGATGGGCTGGATTTGGTGGGCCGGCTGAACTGGGTTGTTCTGGATGGACGGTATTGCTGCCCATGGTGGGGATTGGTGCGGTGGGAGGGGCTGCGGCTGGACCGGCCACCACGGCGGTGGTGGCGGTGGCCACCATGGTGGTTAGAGGTATCCCGGGGTtcaaaatttttagaattttcaaTGGAGGAAGGTTTGGGAGTAGTAATGAGAGCGGAATCATGAGAGGAAAAAGTTTCTTTGTGGTGAGAATGCTCTTCCAATTCTAACATGGAGCGAAGAGTATCAAAGGAAGGAATGGGAGAGATGTGTTGAACCAAGGATCGAAAGGTACGGTAGTCAGTAGTCAAaccatgaagaacttgaagagccaATCGATTGTCGGAAATAGAAGAGCCAAGATTGTTAAGGGAAGTAGCAAGATTCTCAAGTTCGTTGCAATAAGCCTTCACATTCGGGAAATTAGCAAGGGAAATATCATTGAATTTGGACTCAAGATGAAGAATACGAGAAGATTTgttgttttgaaaattattttcaatgcgAGTCCAAGCATCAAAAGCACTATCATCAGGACGGATAATCGATGTAAGAAGAGAAGGACTAATAGTACAATAAATCCACGTGCGGACAATATCATCAAGACGTTGCCATTCAGAGTCCTTAGAAACCGATGCTTTAGTAGAGTCATCAGGAAGAATGTGGATATCCACAAGATGAGCCCGACAATGAAGCTTAAAGAGAGTTACCCAAGTATTGAAATTTGTTCCTTCATCATCAAGTTGAATGGGAACACAAGTTTTAATGTTAGTAACCAATGTAGCCGAGTGTAATTTTGTGGAAGAAGCCATGATAAGAAGcaagaaagaaataaaagaaagGAGGGAGAAGTGGCGGCACCACCACGAGTGGTGGTTGGCGGTAAGAAAAGAGGAAAGGGAGAAAGGAGTGATCAAAAcctaggctctgataccatattgaaattgattttgcTTGCTTTCATTAATGAATATGGGAGAATAAATACAAGATGGAATAATCAAGTTTTGGAAACTAAATAATCTATACaatatttactaataataagAAGATTTTGCAAGATATGTAAAATATACAAGATATATGAAATATTACTTCTAATAAATATTTCCTTCCTTTTAGATCTTTCattgaccaattttttttttaattattgagttGACTAAGAAAATGGACTAAGTGAAATTGGTATCCATGATTATATCTAGATAAAGTTATACTTGTttcaattgaaattaaattcatTTATCATCTCTTATAGATTACTAATAACTTTAATCGATAATACAATGAGCGTGACTTACAttgtatattaaaatatttatgtaaattaagagatttaaattgcaaattatgtaaaaatcagtGTTGGAACACCACCTGGAAtaaaatttttgtaaattaaaaagctaaaacataaattaacaaatgttaacttttaaataaggtaatttaaaaattttacttattaacTTTATAGACTATCATCTAATTTTGAATGTACtagaaacaaataaattatataattaaaaccCTACACCTTTTAAATATACTAGATTATATTGTTAACACTTTAACAAGCACATAAGTATGCCCTAACATTGGGCATTTCTCATATAATTAGCTTGATTGTTTATATGTTTTGAAAAAGATGGATTTGTGAAACCTAGtgtgtgtttggtaaatgatgattgattattgagttttggttttttagccggtcaaaaaaaatcaattaaatgtTTTACAGCTCGTGTTGTATGAGGTCTTCTCACTATAAGACTAGTCCATATAATTTgtctaatttttaattgattat belongs to Amaranthus tricolor cultivar Red isolate AtriRed21 chromosome 17, ASM2621246v1, whole genome shotgun sequence and includes:
- the LOC130803685 gene encoding uncharacterized protein LOC130803685, whose translation is MASSTKLHSATLVTNIKTCVPIQLDDEGTNFNTWVTLFKLHCRAHLVDIHILPDDSTKASVSKDSEWQRLDDIVRTWIYCTISPSLLTSIIRPDDSAFDAWTRIENNFQNNKSSRILHLESKFNDISLANFPNVKAYCNELENLATSLNNLGSSISDNRLALQVLHGLTTDYRTFRSLVQHISPIPSFDTLRSMLELEEHSHHKETFSSHDSALITTPKPSSIENSKNFEPRDTSNHHGGHRHHRRGGRSSRSPSHRTNPHHGQQYRPSRTTQFSRPTKSSPSSFPSWNPVALPYWAQPPCSFPTQPWAHQKMHTPSHNRLPSAGLLGPRPAQSFHATNSSSPGYFPTDIDQAMHTLSLSSPDEQYYMDTGATSHMT